In Rattus norvegicus strain BN/NHsdMcwi chromosome 1, GRCr8, whole genome shotgun sequence, a genomic segment contains:
- the Or52z1 gene encoding olfactory receptor Olr128 — protein MKVVSFFHNHTNPQDVWYVLIGIPGLEDLHTWIAIPICSMYIVAVIGNVLLIFLIMTERSLHEPMYFFLSMLALADLLLSTATAPKMLAVFWLHSRGISFGSCVTQMFFIHFIFVAESAILLAMAFDRYVAICYPLRYTTILTSSVIGKIGTAAVARSFLICGPFIFLVYRLLYCGRYIIPHSYCEHMGIARLACDDITVNIIYGLTMALLSTGLDIVLIIISYTMILRTVFQIPSWAARYKALNTCGSHICVILLFYTPAFFSFFAHRFGGKTIPRHIHILVANLYVVVPPMLNPIIYGVKTKHIQDRVVFLFSSVSTC, from the coding sequence ATGAAGGTGGTCTCTTTCTTTCACAATCACACCAATCCACAGGACGTGTGGTATGTTCTGATTGGAATCCCAGGACTGGAAGATCTACACACCTGGATAGCAATCCCCATCTGTTCTATGTACATTGTGGCTGTCATAGGCAATGTCCTCCTGATCTTCCTGATAATGACTGAACGTAGTCTCCATGAGcccatgtatttttttctctccatgcTGGCATTAGCAGACCTTCTGCTCTCCACAGCTACAGCCCCCAAGATGCTGGCTGTCTTCTGGTTACATTCCAGGGGTATTTCCTTTGGTAGTTGTGTGACCCAAATGTTCTTCATACATTTCATCTTTGTGGCAGAGTCTGCTATTCTTCTGGCCATGGCAtttgaccgctatgtggccatctgttaCCCACTGAGATACACCACCATCCTTACTTCTTCAGTCATTGGCAAGATTGGCACTGCAGCTGTGGCCAGAAGCTTTCTCATCTGTGGTCCATTCATCTTCCTTGTATATCGACTTCTGTATTGTGGGAGATACATAATTCCCCATTCATACTGTGAGCACATGGGCATTGCCAGATTGGCATGTGACGATATCACTGTCAACATCATATATGGGCTCACTATGGCTCTCCTGTCTACAGGACTGGATATAGTACTCATTATTATTTCCTACACCATGATCCTTCGCACTGTTTTTCAAATCCCTTCTTGGGCTGCCAGATATAAGGCCCTGAACACATGTGGCTCCCACATCTGTGTTATTCTTTTGTTCTACACACCtgcattcttttcattttttgccCATCGCTTTGGAGGCAAAACCATTCCTCGCCACATCCACATCCTAGTGGCCAACCTCTATGTGGTGGTGCCCCCAATGCTTAATCCCATCATTTATGGGGTAAAGACCAAGCATATCCAAGATCGAgtggttttccttttctcctcagtgAGTACATGCTAA
- the Hbb-bs gene encoding hemoglobin subunit beta-2, producing MVHLTDAEKATVSGLWGKVNADNVGAEALGRLLVVYPWTQRYFSKFGDLSSASAIMGNPQVKAHGKKVINAFNDGLKHLDNLKGTFAHLSELHCDKLHVDPENFRLLGNMIVIVLGHHLGKEFTPCAQAAFQKVVAGVASALAHKYH from the exons atggtgCACCTAACTGATGCTGAGAAGGCTACTGTTAGTGGCCTGTGGGGAAAGGTGAATGCTGATAATGTTGGCGCTGAGGCCCTGGGCAG GCTGCTGGTTGTCTACCCTTGGACCCAGAGGTACTTTTCTAAATTTGGGGACCTGTCCTCTGCCTCTGCTATCATGGGTAACCCCCAGGTGAAGGCCCATGGCAAGAAGGTGATAAATGCCTTCAATGATGGCCTGAAACACTTGGACAACCTCAAGGGCACCTTTGCTCATCTGAGTGAACTCCACTGTGACAAGCTGCATGTGGATCCTGAGAACTTCAGG CTCCTGGGCAATATGATTGTGATTGTGTTGGGCCACCACCTGGGCAAGGAATTCACCCCGTGTGCACAGGCTGCCTTCCAGAAGGTGGTGGCTGGAGTGGCCAGTGCCCTGGCTCACAAGTACCACTAA